In one Pirellulales bacterium genomic region, the following are encoded:
- a CDS encoding heme-binding beta-barrel domain-containing protein, with amino-acid sequence MTHIPQKSMENYPKDIYTEPEPNAETLSNLGPLTPMAGIWSGERGVDVSPKAEGPEKRIFLERIEMQPIDAQTNGPQLFYGLRYHLRVVEFDKVETFHDQVGYWLWEPATSTVIQTLSIPRGQTVMATGHAAPDAKTFKVEAVRGSTINGILSNPFLEYAFKTERYTNTVSINDGTWSYFQEMLLIIPGQTEPFYHTDRNTLTKIEEPTPNPVAQAELGR; translated from the coding sequence TTGACTCACATTCCTCAAAAATCTATGGAAAACTATCCTAAGGATATTTATACCGAACCGGAGCCGAACGCCGAGACACTTTCCAACTTGGGGCCATTGACACCGATGGCAGGAATATGGAGCGGGGAACGCGGCGTGGATGTTAGCCCTAAAGCTGAAGGGCCAGAAAAACGAATATTCCTTGAGCGCATTGAGATGCAGCCGATTGATGCCCAAACCAACGGACCTCAATTGTTCTATGGATTACGTTATCACCTTCGAGTTGTGGAATTTGACAAGGTTGAAACCTTTCACGACCAAGTCGGCTATTGGCTTTGGGAGCCGGCCACAAGTACGGTAATACAAACCCTATCGATACCGCGAGGCCAGACGGTAATGGCGACAGGGCATGCGGCGCCAGACGCGAAGACCTTTAAAGTCGAGGCAGTACGCGGGTCCACAATCAATGGCATCTTGTCGAATCCATTTCTTGAATATGCGTTCAAGACAGAGCGCTATACCAATACAGTTTCGATTAATGATGGTACCTGGTCGTATTTTCAGGAAATGCTCTTGATCATTCCGGGACAGACCGAACCCTTTTATCACACTGATCGCAATACCTTGACCAAAATTGAAGAACCAACACCGAATCCGGTAGCGCAAGCAGAATTAGGTCGATAG
- a CDS encoding carboxymuconolactone decarboxylase family protein: MMTRTTALKPEQVPADSKPTLDAFTKNIGFTPNMMATFAQSPIAFNAWANLLGSLSKALDVKTRDSIGLAVSEVNGCNYCLAVHSFTAEHMAKLPADEIILARKGHASDPKRDAAVQFAHKVMVGRGQVSDADVKAVRDAGYTDANVMEIVSLVAMYSLTNFINNVFDPEKDFPAVTPAGAI, from the coding sequence ATGATGACAAGAACTACTGCTTTAAAGCCTGAACAGGTACCAGCCGATTCGAAACCGACCCTCGATGCGTTCACCAAGAACATCGGGTTCACCCCAAATATGATGGCGACCTTCGCGCAGAGTCCGATCGCGTTCAACGCCTGGGCCAATCTGCTCGGCTCGTTGAGCAAGGCACTCGACGTGAAGACACGCGACAGCATCGGTCTCGCTGTCTCCGAAGTGAATGGCTGCAATTACTGCCTGGCGGTCCACAGCTTTACGGCAGAGCACATGGCCAAGTTGCCGGCCGATGAAATCATTCTCGCTCGCAAGGGTCATGCCAGCGATCCAAAACGCGATGCCGCTGTCCAGTTTGCGCACAAAGTCATGGTGGGCCGTGGGCAGGTCAGTGACGCAGATGTAAAAGCCGTCCGCGATGCCGGGTACACGGATGCGAACGTCATGGAGATCGTCTCGCTGGTGGCGATGTACTCCCTGACGAACTTTATCAATAACGTGTTCGATCCCGAGAAGGACTTCCCTGCCGTTACACCGGCTGGCGCGATCTAA
- a CDS encoding SDR family oxidoreductase, translating to MNKPQKVVVVTGASQGIGAQVVQAFRKLDYRIVATSRSIKLSDDENILNIAGDIGDPATAQRVISEGVARFGRIDTLVNNAGIYIGKPFTEHTAEDYAAVMNVNMAGFYHITQLAIAEMEKHASGHVVSITASIDHAAISGVYTVLAALTKGGINAATKSLAIEYAKKGIRVNAVAPGNIKTPMHPPEIHEALAAFNPIGRLGETSDIADAILFLDSAPFITGEILHVDGGQSAGR from the coding sequence ATGAACAAGCCACAGAAGGTTGTTGTCGTCACCGGTGCGTCGCAAGGCATCGGCGCTCAAGTTGTACAAGCATTCCGCAAGCTCGATTACCGCATCGTCGCAACCTCGCGTTCGATCAAGCTGTCGGACGACGAGAACATCTTGAACATCGCTGGCGACATCGGCGATCCCGCAACAGCTCAACGTGTTATTTCCGAAGGCGTCGCACGCTTTGGCCGGATCGATACGCTGGTGAACAACGCGGGCATCTACATCGGCAAGCCTTTTACCGAACACACCGCCGAAGACTACGCGGCCGTGATGAATGTAAACATGGCGGGCTTCTATCACATCACGCAACTTGCGATCGCCGAAATGGAAAAGCATGCAAGCGGCCACGTGGTGAGCATTACGGCCAGCATCGACCACGCTGCAATAAGCGGGGTCTACACAGTCTTGGCAGCGCTGACGAAGGGCGGCATCAACGCCGCCACGAAGTCGCTGGCAATCGAGTATGCGAAGAAGGGCATTCGCGTAAATGCGGTCGCACCAGGGAACATCAAGACACCGATGCACCCTCCTGAAATTCACGAGGCACTGGCAGCTTTTAACCCTATCGGGCGCCTGGGTGAAACAAGCGATATTGCCGACGCCATCCTCTTTCTCGACTCTGCACCGTTCATCACCGGCGAAATCCTGCACGTCGACGGTGGCCAAAGTGCCGGTCGATGA